The following are encoded together in the Tribolium castaneum strain GA2 chromosome 3, icTriCast1.1, whole genome shotgun sequence genome:
- the LOC100141842 gene encoding homeobox protein ceh-5 isoform X2 — MTAQKDTTQNHSDFSIEHILNRAGSSTSSVNNLDLCENAATNSAMPLDPYSWLQCTRYCPPKVPRANKREGPQKRQLGRHPRIPFTSYQLSVLEEKFKQSPYLSSEEVTMLSRQLQLVDVRVKIWFQNRRARERRERQQNKNSESSTKESANVRTSPVSVVSDATVYNFFTPNTILTNNLAGFVLPVPNQIQVFENRDDR; from the exons ATGACGGCCCAAAAAGACACGACGCAAAATCACTCCGACTTTAGCATTGAACATATTTTGAACCGAGCTGGGAGCTCCACAAGTAGTGTTAACAATTTAGACTTGTGTGAAAATGCCGCTACTAATTCTGCAATGCCTTTGGACCCTTACTCCTGGCTGCAGTGCACGAGGTATTGCCCACCGAAAGTCCcaa GGGCAAATAAAAGGGAAGGGCCCCAAAAAAGACAGCTAGGGCGCCATCCGCGCATTCCCTTCACCAGCTATCAGTTGTCAGTTCTTGAGGAAAAATTCAAGCAGAGTCCTTATCTTAGCAGTGAGGAAGTTACAATGTTGTCGAGGCAACTTCAGTTAGTGGATGTGAGG GTCAAAATTTGGTTCCAAAACAGAAGAGCAAGAGAGAGGAGAGAAagacaacaaaataaaaacagtgaaaGTAGTACGAAAGAAAGTGCGAATGTTAGGACTAGTCCTGTGAGTGTTGTTAGTGACGCAactgtttataatttttttacgccAAATACGATACTGACGAATAATTTGGCAGGGTTTGTGCTTCCAGTTCCTAATCAGATTCAGGTTTTTGAAAACAGGGACGATCGATAA
- the LOC100141842 gene encoding homeobox protein CDX-1 isoform X1, which yields MTAQKDTTQNHSDFSIEHILNRAGSSTSSVNNLDLCENAATNSAMPLDPYSWLQCTRYCPPKVPMILGANKREGPQKRQLGRHPRIPFTSYQLSVLEEKFKQSPYLSSEEVTMLSRQLQLVDVRVKIWFQNRRARERRERQQNKNSESSTKESANVRTSPVSVVSDATVYNFFTPNTILTNNLAGFVLPVPNQIQVFENRDDR from the exons ATGACGGCCCAAAAAGACACGACGCAAAATCACTCCGACTTTAGCATTGAACATATTTTGAACCGAGCTGGGAGCTCCACAAGTAGTGTTAACAATTTAGACTTGTGTGAAAATGCCGCTACTAATTCTGCAATGCCTTTGGACCCTTACTCCTGGCTGCAGTGCACGAGGTATTGCCCACCGAAAGTCCcaa TGATTTTAGGGGCAAATAAAAGGGAAGGGCCCCAAAAAAGACAGCTAGGGCGCCATCCGCGCATTCCCTTCACCAGCTATCAGTTGTCAGTTCTTGAGGAAAAATTCAAGCAGAGTCCTTATCTTAGCAGTGAGGAAGTTACAATGTTGTCGAGGCAACTTCAGTTAGTGGATGTGAGG GTCAAAATTTGGTTCCAAAACAGAAGAGCAAGAGAGAGGAGAGAAagacaacaaaataaaaacagtgaaaGTAGTACGAAAGAAAGTGCGAATGTTAGGACTAGTCCTGTGAGTGTTGTTAGTGACGCAactgtttataatttttttacgccAAATACGATACTGACGAATAATTTGGCAGGGTTTGTGCTTCCAGTTCCTAATCAGATTCAGGTTTTTGAAAACAGGGACGATCGATAA
- the Adss gene encoding adenylosuccinate synthetase isoform X1, translating to MASGVEVNGMNGSPRKRARTAPQAGHESKVIVILGAQWGDEGKGKVVDMLAETVDIVCRCQGGNNAGHTVVIEGVEYDFHLLPSGIIHPKCHSVIGNGVVIHLPGLFEEVEKNEKKGLKDWESRLIISDRAHLVFDFHQQVDGLQEQENTQKGQGLGTTKKGIGPTYSSKATRNGIRIGELLGDFSQFSKKFQGLVNVYQRMFPSLTVDVESELARYKVYAERVRPLVYETVSYLDKAIKSGKKVLVEGANAAMLDIDFGTYPYVTSSNCSVGGVCTGLGLSPNRIGEVIGVVKAYTTRVGDGPFPTELRDKIGDCLQERGAEVGVTTKRKRRCGWLDVFLLQYTNIVNGYTALCLTKLDILDTLPEIKLGVGYKLKGKKIDYFPSSAAELAEVEVEYITLPGWKTSTENVRKFNDLPENAKKYVNKVEQLVNVPVKWIGVGKGRESIITLEE from the exons ATGGCGAGTGGCGTGGAAGTCAACGGCATGAATGGCTCGCCCCGAAAGCGGGCGCGGACCGCCCCCCAAGCGGGCCACGAGTCCAAAGTCATCGTGATCCTGGGGGCGCAATGGGGCGACGAAGGCAAGGGGAAGGTCGTCGATATGCTGGCCGAAACTGTTGACATCGTTTGCCGGTGTCAG ggtGGAAATAATGCAGGTCATACAGTGGTAATTGAAGGGGTGGAATACGACTTCCATCTCTTGCCCAGTGGGATTATACATCCCAAATGCCACTCGGTAATTG GCAACGGTGTCGTCATCCACTTGCCCGGCCTTTTCGAAGAAGTGGAGAAGAACGAGAAAAAAGGCCTCAAAGACTGGGAGAGCCGACTGATTATCTCAGACCGTGCCCACCTAGTTTTTGATTTCCACCAACAAGTCGATGGCCTACAAGAACAGGAAAATACGCAAAAAGGCCAAGGTTTGGGCACCACGAAGAAGGGAATCGGACCGACTTACTCGTCCAAAGCGACCAGAAATGGGATTCGGATTGGGGAACTCTTGGgcgatttttcacaatttagcaaaaa GTTTCAAGGTTTGGTTAATGTGTACCAGAGGATGTTTCCGTCGTTGACTGTTGATGTCGAGAGTGAATTGGCAAGGTATAAGGTTTATGCCGAGAGAGTGAGGCCTTTGGTGTACGAAACCGTTTCCTATCTTGATAAAGCTATAAAATCAGGGAAGAAGGTTCTAGTTGAAGGTGCTAATGCGGCGATGCTGGACATCGATTTTg GTACTTACCCTTATGTTACTTCTTCCAATTGTAGCGTGGGTGGGGTGTGTACAGGATTAGGTTTATCACCTAACAGAATTGGCGAAGTTATTGGAGTTGTCAAGGCCTACACGACCCGTGTTGGCGATGGCCCTTTTCCCACTGAACTACGTGat aaaatcGGCGATTGTTTGCAAGAAAGAGGAGCCGAAGTCGGTGTTACAACAAAACGAAAACGTCGTTGCGGTTGGTTGGACGTCTTTCTCCTCCAATACACTAACATCGTTAACGGCTACACTGCTCTGTGCCTAACAAAACTCGACATTTTAGACACTTTGCCTGAAATTAAGTTAGGAGTTGGGTACAAGTTGAAGGGGAAAAAAATCGACTATTTTCCGTCCAGTGCGGCCGAGCTTGCCGAAGTTGAG gTTGAGTATATAACGCTTCCGGGCTGGAAAACCTCGACCGAAAACGTGCGAAAATTCAACGACTTGCCGGAAAACGCGAAAAAGTACGTCAACAAGGTGGAGCAGTTGGTTAATGTGCCAG TGAAATGGATTGGTGTTGGGAAAGGACGCGAGTCGATAATCACACTAGAAGAGTGA
- the Adss gene encoding adenylosuccinate synthetase isoform X2 yields MSCMISQNILYFVVTFIPFREWYRRRTVANRSEGNGVVIHLPGLFEEVEKNEKKGLKDWESRLIISDRAHLVFDFHQQVDGLQEQENTQKGQGLGTTKKGIGPTYSSKATRNGIRIGELLGDFSQFSKKFQGLVNVYQRMFPSLTVDVESELARYKVYAERVRPLVYETVSYLDKAIKSGKKVLVEGANAAMLDIDFGTYPYVTSSNCSVGGVCTGLGLSPNRIGEVIGVVKAYTTRVGDGPFPTELRDKIGDCLQERGAEVGVTTKRKRRCGWLDVFLLQYTNIVNGYTALCLTKLDILDTLPEIKLGVGYKLKGKKIDYFPSSAAELAEVEVEYITLPGWKTSTENVRKFNDLPENAKKYVNKVEQLVNVPVKWIGVGKGRESIITLEE; encoded by the exons ATGTCTTGCATGATCTCACAAAATATCTTGTATTTTGTCGTCACGTTCATACCATTTAGAGAATGGTACCGTCGAAGAACTGTCGCTAATCGTTCCGAAG GCAACGGTGTCGTCATCCACTTGCCCGGCCTTTTCGAAGAAGTGGAGAAGAACGAGAAAAAAGGCCTCAAAGACTGGGAGAGCCGACTGATTATCTCAGACCGTGCCCACCTAGTTTTTGATTTCCACCAACAAGTCGATGGCCTACAAGAACAGGAAAATACGCAAAAAGGCCAAGGTTTGGGCACCACGAAGAAGGGAATCGGACCGACTTACTCGTCCAAAGCGACCAGAAATGGGATTCGGATTGGGGAACTCTTGGgcgatttttcacaatttagcaaaaa GTTTCAAGGTTTGGTTAATGTGTACCAGAGGATGTTTCCGTCGTTGACTGTTGATGTCGAGAGTGAATTGGCAAGGTATAAGGTTTATGCCGAGAGAGTGAGGCCTTTGGTGTACGAAACCGTTTCCTATCTTGATAAAGCTATAAAATCAGGGAAGAAGGTTCTAGTTGAAGGTGCTAATGCGGCGATGCTGGACATCGATTTTg GTACTTACCCTTATGTTACTTCTTCCAATTGTAGCGTGGGTGGGGTGTGTACAGGATTAGGTTTATCACCTAACAGAATTGGCGAAGTTATTGGAGTTGTCAAGGCCTACACGACCCGTGTTGGCGATGGCCCTTTTCCCACTGAACTACGTGat aaaatcGGCGATTGTTTGCAAGAAAGAGGAGCCGAAGTCGGTGTTACAACAAAACGAAAACGTCGTTGCGGTTGGTTGGACGTCTTTCTCCTCCAATACACTAACATCGTTAACGGCTACACTGCTCTGTGCCTAACAAAACTCGACATTTTAGACACTTTGCCTGAAATTAAGTTAGGAGTTGGGTACAAGTTGAAGGGGAAAAAAATCGACTATTTTCCGTCCAGTGCGGCCGAGCTTGCCGAAGTTGAG gTTGAGTATATAACGCTTCCGGGCTGGAAAACCTCGACCGAAAACGTGCGAAAATTCAACGACTTGCCGGAAAACGCGAAAAAGTACGTCAACAAGGTGGAGCAGTTGGTTAATGTGCCAG TGAAATGGATTGGTGTTGGGAAAGGACGCGAGTCGATAATCACACTAGAAGAGTGA
- the Adss gene encoding adenylosuccinate synthetase isoform X3: MRQREWYRRRTVANRSEGNGVVIHLPGLFEEVEKNEKKGLKDWESRLIISDRAHLVFDFHQQVDGLQEQENTQKGQGLGTTKKGIGPTYSSKATRNGIRIGELLGDFSQFSKKFQGLVNVYQRMFPSLTVDVESELARYKVYAERVRPLVYETVSYLDKAIKSGKKVLVEGANAAMLDIDFGTYPYVTSSNCSVGGVCTGLGLSPNRIGEVIGVVKAYTTRVGDGPFPTELRDKIGDCLQERGAEVGVTTKRKRRCGWLDVFLLQYTNIVNGYTALCLTKLDILDTLPEIKLGVGYKLKGKKIDYFPSSAAELAEVEVEYITLPGWKTSTENVRKFNDLPENAKKYVNKVEQLVNVPVKWIGVGKGRESIITLEE, translated from the exons ATGAGGCaaag AGAATGGTACCGTCGAAGAACTGTCGCTAATCGTTCCGAAG GCAACGGTGTCGTCATCCACTTGCCCGGCCTTTTCGAAGAAGTGGAGAAGAACGAGAAAAAAGGCCTCAAAGACTGGGAGAGCCGACTGATTATCTCAGACCGTGCCCACCTAGTTTTTGATTTCCACCAACAAGTCGATGGCCTACAAGAACAGGAAAATACGCAAAAAGGCCAAGGTTTGGGCACCACGAAGAAGGGAATCGGACCGACTTACTCGTCCAAAGCGACCAGAAATGGGATTCGGATTGGGGAACTCTTGGgcgatttttcacaatttagcaaaaa GTTTCAAGGTTTGGTTAATGTGTACCAGAGGATGTTTCCGTCGTTGACTGTTGATGTCGAGAGTGAATTGGCAAGGTATAAGGTTTATGCCGAGAGAGTGAGGCCTTTGGTGTACGAAACCGTTTCCTATCTTGATAAAGCTATAAAATCAGGGAAGAAGGTTCTAGTTGAAGGTGCTAATGCGGCGATGCTGGACATCGATTTTg GTACTTACCCTTATGTTACTTCTTCCAATTGTAGCGTGGGTGGGGTGTGTACAGGATTAGGTTTATCACCTAACAGAATTGGCGAAGTTATTGGAGTTGTCAAGGCCTACACGACCCGTGTTGGCGATGGCCCTTTTCCCACTGAACTACGTGat aaaatcGGCGATTGTTTGCAAGAAAGAGGAGCCGAAGTCGGTGTTACAACAAAACGAAAACGTCGTTGCGGTTGGTTGGACGTCTTTCTCCTCCAATACACTAACATCGTTAACGGCTACACTGCTCTGTGCCTAACAAAACTCGACATTTTAGACACTTTGCCTGAAATTAAGTTAGGAGTTGGGTACAAGTTGAAGGGGAAAAAAATCGACTATTTTCCGTCCAGTGCGGCCGAGCTTGCCGAAGTTGAG gTTGAGTATATAACGCTTCCGGGCTGGAAAACCTCGACCGAAAACGTGCGAAAATTCAACGACTTGCCGGAAAACGCGAAAAAGTACGTCAACAAGGTGGAGCAGTTGGTTAATGTGCCAG TGAAATGGATTGGTGTTGGGAAAGGACGCGAGTCGATAATCACACTAGAAGAGTGA
- the Naa40 gene encoding N-alpha-acetyltransferase 40 → MGRKSSAKSKEKRLKRKEEQQKILQAMAVVDKANKLTDPLEPFPVFRKFNKNGIEAELFTQRVTDLDESTKSWIFNLTKRNMQLKYEQCSWGWNDNKKMEELMDEAAWYLIAKGVDGTFLGFSHFRFDMDEGIEVLYCYELQLEPAIQRKGLGKFMMQILELIAFKNNMRKVILTILKNNHYSKFFRALNYELDETSPIDYQDETFPYEILSKVNKRLASSTTTNINNKKPGQANGHSHCCSGHHHHPLMS, encoded by the exons ATGGGG CGGAAAAGTTCGGCAAAGAGCAAGGAAAAGCGTTTGAAGCGCAAAGAAgagcaacaaaaaattctgcAAGCGATGGCTGTTGTGGATAAAGCGAATAAATTAACAGACCCTTTAGAGCCGTTTCCGGTATTTAggaagtttaataaaaatgggaTTGAGGCTGAATTGTTTACACAAAGAGTGACTGACTTAGATGAATCCACCAAGTCctggatttttaatttaacgaaAAGGAACATGCAACTAAA GTACGAACAGTGTTCCTGGGGTTggaatgataataaaaaaatggaggAGTTAATGGATGAAGCTGCTTGGTATCTCATAGCAAAAGGTGTAGATGGTACTTTTCTCGGTTTTTCCCACTTTAGGTTTGATATGGACGAAGGAATTGAAGTTCTCTACTG TTACGAACTACAGTTGGAACCAGCAATTCAGAGAAAAGGCCTAGGAAAATTCATGATGCAAATTTTAGAACTGATagctttcaaaaataatatgaGGAAAGTGATTCTAAccatattgaaaaataatcacTACTCGAAATTTTTCAGAGCTCTAAA ttacgaGTTAGACGAAACCTCTCCTATTGATTACCAGGATGAGACTTTTCCATAcgaaattttaagtaaagttAATAAGAGATTAGCCAGTTCAACAACcacaaatataaataataaaaaacctgGACAGGCCAATGGGCATTCGCATTGCTGCTCTGGCCATCATCACCACCCATTGATGTcgtaa
- the TTLL12 gene encoding tubulin--tyrosine ligase-like protein 12, translating into MGRTTDLDAFLNLHRDQLTSSGIPEIYWGTLNEKIQTQLFNAGESFQLLQIDYERERLPHEPAWGLQATTDIDKSDPKHIYLIDHAWTFRVGHAKNQLLQFDSLRSRLCNILGLNDNLPKEEVAERVFTEIWRLCNTYSIGNAENIEERLPVWYVMDEIGSAVMHSETPNCRVVPFVHVDAQITYSLLFPISDVSEEDFIFADFAEGVQDLVQKRAALLPWVPHEFDLSFEPEMPGPDYYLSGHVEESLPDLKQLNRKKPQEKYKVFTEYSLVRDFLTDERFEFVDDEDTAEILWLTRHFKDYSKLSETPQKFVNQFPFEYVLTIKDLLCLTCRKAARARNQSMEAAKWFPVTYNLRTEIGHFVSYFQKHKNRENFWIIKPYNLARSLDIHITDNLNYIMRLPATGPKIAQKYISNPVLFERPECGPVKFDIRYVILLKSVKPLKAYVYREFFVRFANKSFELKDFHDFEKHFTVMNYDENVQLKHMLCSEFRIFWEQQYPNFDWDSVQKLILGVLRNVLEGAVKDEPPCGVAHSPQSRALYAADLMLEWGESRDIQPKLLEINWTPDCQRACQYYPGFYNDIFKLLFLDETSDAFIEL; encoded by the coding sequence ATGGGGCGCACGACGGACCTGGACGCCTTCCTCAACCTGCACCGCGACCAGCTGACCTCCTCCGGCATCCCCGAGATCTACTGGGGCACCCTCAACGAAAAAATCCAAACGCAGCTTTTCAACGCCGGTGAGAGCTTCCAACTGCTTCAAATCGACTACGAGCGCGAGCGCCTGCCCCACGAGCCGGCGTGGGGGCTCCAGGCCACCACCGACATCGACAAGTCCGACCCCAAACACATCTACTTGATCGACCATGCCTGGACCTTTCGGGTCGGACACGCCAAAAACCAGCTGCTTCAGTTCGACTCGCTCCGCAGCCGGTTGTGCAATATTTTGGGGCTCAATGATAATTTACCGAAAGAAGAGGTGGCGGAGCGGGTTTTCACCGAGATCTGGAGGCTGTGCAACACGTACTCGATCGGAAACGCGGAAAATATCGAGGAGAGGTTGCCGGTTTGGTACGTTATGGACGAAATAGGTTCGGCTGTGATGCACAGTGAGACGCCCAATTGCCGGGTCGTGCCCTTCGTGCACGTGGATGCGCAAATCACCTACTCGCTGCTTTTCCCCATTTCGGATGTTTCGGAGgaggattttatttttgcggaTTTTGCCGAAGGGGTCCAGGATTTGGTGCAAAAGCGGGCCGCTTTGCTACCGTGGGTGCCCCACGAGTTCGACTTGAGTTTCGAGCCCGAAATGCCAGGGCCGGACTACTATCTAAGCGGCCACGTTGAAGAAAGTTTGCCTGATCTGAAGCAACTGAACCGGAAAAAACCTCAAGAAAAGTACAAAGTTTTCACGGAATATAGTCTCGTGAGAGACTTTCTGACTGACGAAAGGTTCGAGTTTGTGGATGACGAAGACACGGCCGAGATCTTGTGGCTCACGCGGCACTTTAAAGACTATTCAAAATTGAGCGAAACGCCGCAAAAATTCGTCAATCAGTTCCCGTTTGAGTACGTTTTAACTATCAAAGACCTGCTTTGTCTGACTTGTCGCAAAGCAGCCAGGGCCCGAAACCAGTCGATGGAAGCGGCAAAGTGGTTCCCCGTCACTTACAATTTGCGGACCGAAATCGGTCATTTTGTGAGTTACttccaaaaacacaaaaaccgGGAAAATTTCTGGATCATCAAACCGTACAATTTGGCCCGAAGTCTGGACATCCACATCACCGATAATCTCAACTACATCATGCGGCTCCCGGCAACGGGGCCCAAAATCGCTCAGAAGTACATCAGTAACCCGGTCCTGTTCGAACGGCCTGAATGCGGCCCTGTTAAGTTCGACATTCGTTACGTGATTCTGCTCAAAAGTGTGAAACCGCTGAAAGCGTACGTTTACAGGGAGTTTTTCGTACGTTTTGCGAACAAATCGTTCGAACTGAAGGACTTTCACGACTTTGAAAAACACTTCACTGTGATGAACTACGACGAAAACGTCCAGCTTAAGCACATGTTGTGTTCCGAATTTCGCATTTTTTGGGAGCAACAATATCCGAATTTTGATTGGGACAgtgtgcaaaaattaattttggggGTTCTTAGGAACGTGTTAGAGGGGGCTGTTAAGGACGAGCCCCCTTGTGGGGTGGCCCACAGTCCGCAATCGCGGGCTTTGTACGCCGCTGATTTGATGCTGGAATGGGGGGAGTCCCGGGACATCCAGCCCAAATTGCTGGAAATTAACTGGACTCCAGACTGCCAACGGGCATGTCAGTATTATCCCGGCTTTTATAACGATATTTTCAAGCTGCTGTTTTTGGATGAAACGTCCGATGCGTTTATCGAATTGTAA
- the LOC655645 gene encoding trafficking protein particle complex subunit 13: MEPEEHLLALKVMRLTRPTLATPLPVTCDSKDLPGNLLNVALQQDAASVKGTETLSIGQFLLLPQSPVNIYLGETFSSYICVYNETQHIVSNVSVKVDLQTTSQRLPLSSNPPTPQLTPDDTVNIVIHHEVKEIGNHILVCEVSYQNAVGILKSFRKFFKIQVLKPLDVKTKFYNAENDDVYLEAQVQNITTGPICLEKVALDASHLFKVTSLNVTPTGESIFGKTTLLNPQAVCQFLYCLSPNEKLSSDLKSLSGATNIGKLDIVWRSNLGERGRLQTSQLQRMGPDYGDIRLSITELPNFVVLEELFAFKCRLVNNCERSVELMMYLDNSDGLAWCGISGRKLEVLPPHSTRVLEFKAIPLIPGLRTLSGIKLVDTFLKRTYNYDDLGQVFVIVNDNVGKSI; the protein is encoded by the exons atggAGCCAGAGGAGCACTTACTGGCTTTGAAAG TTATGCGTCTTACGCGCCCCACTCTGGCCACTCCTCTGCCAGTGACTTGCGACAGCAAGGACTTGCCCGGTAATTTGCTAAATGTTGCCCTTCAGCAGGACGCTGCGTCGGTTAAAGGCACCGAAACGTTGTCTATAGGCCAATTTTTGCTGCTACCTCAAAGTCcagttaatatttatttaggcGAAACGTTTTCTAGCTACATTTGTGTGTACAATGAGACTCAACACATTGTTAGTAATGTTAGTGTTAAAGTGGACTTGCAGACCACTTCTCAGCGATTGCCTTTATCCTCGAATCCTCCAACCCCTCAACTGACCCCTGATGACACTGTTAATATTGTTATCCATCATGAGGTCAAAGAAATTGGAAATCACAT TTTGGTGTGTGAAGTGTCTTATCAGAACGCAGTAGGAATTCTTAAATCGTTcaggaaatttttcaaaattcaagtaCTTAAGCCGCTTGACGTCAAAACGAAGTTCTACAATGCGGAAAACGACGATGTTTATTTGGAGGCCCAGGTGCAGAACATCACCACAGGCCCCATATGTTTGGAAAAGGTGGCCTTGGACGCGTCCCACCTCTTTAAag TTACGTCCTTGAATGTGACACCAACAGGTGAGAGCATTTTTGGCAAAACAACCCTTTTAAACCCTCAAGCTGTTTGCCAATTTTTGTACTGCCTATCACCCAATGAAAAATTGTCTTCCGATTTGAAGAGTTTAAGTGGGGCCACAAACATTGGCAAGTTGGATATAGTGTGGAGGTCGAATTTGGGCGAAAGGGGCAGGTTGCAGACAAGTCAGCTTCAAAGAATg GGACCTGATTATGGTGATATAAGATTATCGATTACCGAATTACCTAATTTCGTAGTCTTGGAAGAGTTGTTTGCGTTCAAATGCCGGCTGGTTAATAATTG CGAAAGAAGTGTTGAGTTAATGATGTATTTGGATAACTCAGATGGCTTGGCTTGGTGTGGCATTTCTGGCCGTAAGTTAGAAGTGTTGCCACCACACTCCACCCGAGTTTTAGAATTTAAAGCAATCCCCCTTATTCCGGGCCTGCGAACCCTTTCCGGGATCAAATTAGTCGACACGTTCCTCAAAAGAACTTACAACTACGACGATCTAGGTCAAGTCTTTGTGATAGTTAATGATAATGTTggaaaaagtatttaa